A genomic segment from Lytechinus variegatus isolate NC3 chromosome 10, Lvar_3.0, whole genome shotgun sequence encodes:
- the LOC121423266 gene encoding leucine-rich repeat-containing protein 4C-like, producing the protein SRMMFATSKLIAIMAFIASMVFCNILASTPSPAECAPSCNCTRVPSNDVCKPLLSSSKNDHVKCICPENGLIPDEFLDVLCIEVKFEGQAVLDSGSFSVNNFSALYGLAMSGVQYITPGGFRAVASITELFFRDISVIVFEGNVFMYLERLGEILAGNNNISFLKDGCFEGLTQTRNINLSYNSISGVSRDNFLGLTMLQTLDLSWNNIVRLEPRTFELMPKLQTLNLASNAIVRIDRGTFLNLNQQGTLNLDGNQIHVLPEPQVSESKSHPVIVIIRHNPLQCDCRMNWVNSWIKTEGPQISGSCEYPETLKRITIFKAYKEPMPQCHDNNTKIHVSTGSMAILTCPFVYASWVVPDMPNATLQDSGQSDNHYFLTNRDSLVVWNAQKQQEGVYTCTTEDGEESMVYDLVIYSKPNILLIFLIIFVISCFLLSCYILYLHGCFNKCQIKGYRDINGQNDGNIRYVNNPIVPPHP; encoded by the coding sequence TCAAGAATGATGTTTGCTACATCGAAACTGATTGCTATAATGGCTTTTATAGCAAGTATGGTGTTCTGTAACATCCTTGCTTCAACTCCGTCTCCCGCAGAGTGTGCACCGAGCTGTAATTGCACAAGAGTTCCTTCCAACGATGTTTGCAAACCACTTCTGAGCTCGTCCAAGAATGATCATGTGAAGTGCATCTGCCCAGAAAACGGACTGATACCTGACGAGTTTCTGGATGTTCTTTGTATTGAGGTGAAATTTGAAGGCCAAGCTGTTCTGGACAGTGGATCTTTCAGCGTGAATAATTTCAGCGCCCTGTACGGTTTGGCAATGTCTGGGGTTCAGTACATCACACCAGGTGGTTTCAGAGCGGTGGCAAGTATTACAGAACTGTTTTTCAGAGACATATCTGTAATCGTTTTTGAAGGGAATGTTTTCATGTACCTAGAGCGACTTGGAGAGATCCTTGctggtaataataacataagttTTCTGAAAGATGGATGCTTTGAAGGTCTTACCCAGACCCGTAACATCAATTTATCTTATAATTCTATCTCGGGTGTTTCCAGAGATAACTTCCTTGGACTGACAATGTTACAGACGCTCGATCTTTCATGGAACAACATCGTTCGACTCGAACCAAGAACTTTCGAACTGATGCCAAAACTTCAAACACTGAACCTTGCTTCAAACGCCATAGTACGAATTGACCGCGGGACCTTTCTGAATTTGAACCAACAGGGAACACTCAATCTTGATGGGAACCAAATCCACGTACTTCCAGAGCCACAAGTCTCAGAATCAAAGAGTCACCCAGTTATCGTAATCATACGCCACAATCCTCTACAATGCGATTGTCGCATGAACTGGGTAAACTCTTGGATTAAGACCGAGGGTCCACAAATCTCTGGTAGTTGCGAATATCCGGAGACGCTCAAACGGATCACCATATTCAAAGCTTACAAAGAACCGATGCCACAATGCCATGACAATAACACTaagatacatgtaagtacaGGAAGTATGGCCATACTGACCTGTCCATTCGTTTACGCCTCCTGGGTTGTTCCTGATATGCCTAATGCTACTCTCCAGGACTCAGGGCAGAGCGACAACCATTATTTCCTGACCAATCGTGATTCACTCGTGGTATGGAACGCCCAAAAGCAACAAGAAGGCGTTTACACATGCACCACAGAAGATGGAGAAGAATCAATGGTCTACGATCTTGTTATTTACTccaaaccaaatattttgttgatatttttaattatattcGTCATATCGTGCTTTTTATTATCTTGTTACATTTTGTACCTTCACGGTTGCTTTAATAAATGTCAAATAAAGGGATACAGGGACATCAACGGCCAGAATGATGGGAACATAAGATACGTTAATAACCCAATCGTGCCACCACACCcttaa
- the LOC121422682 gene encoding leucine-rich repeat-containing protein 4-like, whose translation RDLRLWFLYKAINIYLRFIKKEIQSKIMSAASKLIATMAFIASMMFVNTLASTPSPVVCRPSCTCTVPIIHPNDYFKSLLSSSKYHVKCICPENGLIPDEFLNVPYLEVEFEGQAVLDSGSFSVNNFSDLYILTISGVQYIKPGGFRAVASTQYIFFRNMSLDVFEKSVFMYLKRLGEIRADNNHISVLKDGCFEGLTKTRNLNLSYNFISSVSRDNFRGLTMLQTLDLSWNNIVRLEPKTFELMPELKALELSSNAIVRIDRGTFLNLNHLGTLNLDGNQINVLPEPRVSESVYVIIPHNPLQCDCRMNWVNSWIKTVGPQISGSCEYPETLKRITLFEAYKEPMPQCKGNNSKIHVSTGSMAILTCPFVYASWVVPDMPNATLQDSGQSDNHYFLTNRDSLKVWNAQKHEEGVYTCTTEDGEESMVYDLVIYSKPNILLIFFIMILCFLLSCYILYLHGCFNKCQMNGYRDINDQNENIRYVNNPIVPPHSYICWVIGPHNTTFYIMPS comes from the coding sequence CGTGACCTCCGTCTTTGGTTTCTATATAAGGCAATCAATATTTATCTAAGATTCATCAAGAAAGAAATCCAATCGAAAATTATGTCTGCTGCATCGAAACTGATTGCTACAATGGCTTTTATAGCAAGTATGATGTTCGTTAACACCCTTGCTTCAACTCCGTCCCCTGTTGTGTGCAGGCCGAGCTGTACTTGCACCGTGCCAATTATTCATCCCAACGATTATTTCAAATCACTTCTAAGCTCGTCCAAGTATCATGTCAAATGCATCTGCCCAGAAAACGGACTGATACCAGACGAGTTTCTGAATGTTCCTTATCTTGAGGTAGAGTTTGAAGGCCAAGCTGTTCTGGACAGTGGATCTTTCAGCGTGAATAATTTCAGCGACCTGTACATTTTGACAATCTCTGGGGTTCAGTATATCAAGCCAGGTGGTTTCAGAGCAGTGGCCAGTACACAATATATCTTTTTTAGAAACATGTCTCTTGACGTTTTTGAGAAGAGTGTTTTCATGTATCTGAAGCGACTTGGAGAGATCCGTGCTGATAATAATCACATTAGTGTTCTGAAGGATGGATGCTTTGAAGGTCTTACCAAGACCCGTAACCTCAATTTATCATATAATTTTATATCGAGTGTATCCAGGGATAACTTCCGTGGACTGACAATGTTACAGACACTCGATCTTTCATGGAACAACATCGTTCGACTCGAACCAAAAACTTTCGAACTGATGCCAGAACTTAAAGCACTGGAGCTTTCTTCAAATGCTATCGTACGAATCGACCGAGGGACCTTTCTGAATTTGAATCATCTGGGAACACTCAATCTTGATGGGAATCAAATCAACGTTCTTCCAGAGCCACGTGTCTCGGAATCAGTTTACGTAATCATACCCCACAATCCTCTTCAATGCGATTGTCGCATGAACTGGGTAAACTCTTGGATTAAGACCGTGGGTCCACAAATCTCTGGTAGTTGCGAATATCCGGAGACGCTCAAACGGATCACCCTATTCGAAGCCTACAAAGAACCGATGCCACAATGCAAAGGCAATAACTCTaagatacatgtaagtacaGGAAGTATGGCCATACTGACCTGTCCATTTGTTTATGCCTCCTGGGTTGTTCCTGATATGCCTAATGCTACTCTCCAGGACTCAGGGCAGAGCGACAACCATTATTTCCTGACCAATCGTGATTCACTCAAGGTATGGAACGCCCAAAAGCACGAAGAAGGCGTTTACACATGCACCACAGAAGATGGAGAAGAATCAATGGTCTACGATCTTGTTATTTACTccaaaccaaatattttgttgatattttttattatgatattgTGCTTTTTATTATCTTGTTACATTTTGTACCTTCACGGTTGCTTTAATAAATGTCAAATGAATGGATACAGGGACATTAACGACCAGAATGAGAACATAAGATACGTTAATAACCCAATCGTGCCACCACACTCTTATATATGTTGGGTAATCGGTCCACACAACACAACATTTTACATCATGCCTTCGTAG